The proteins below are encoded in one region of Silene latifolia isolate original U9 population chromosome 2, ASM4854445v1, whole genome shotgun sequence:
- the LOC141632632 gene encoding uncharacterized protein LOC141632632 — protein sequence MPCLDRKLGWREMKGERFGGIQFPSSKLNQNFSTIGKIWREIVSKHPHPFPSLPFPSLLPPPLPFPPFLLSKHTLKVTKFEIPLHARIVGSFNGLLLLHDLTNPEIFHVVNPVVKKKFSLPPLTGLGNIFSKAGYGLDSSGLCKVVHTSARACSNQVQIKMRVFTVGVDMSWRFIDLQGISLNTKEKQYALKCSPCFIAGFFYWYTMPYYNGVALDIDTETIYQFSFPVDLTRRDGTSIRFLSTETCLGLVRTKTDIWRFWKLTNVKTSEWTELAGINIRPVLSRVDKMFYPREMFFVWPVRLINGDFWFYRCVDEEYVVVRYNLVSDNFSFFPMTQVYSDTLIYPHVHTLLSPKNCKPGIVFSSKDDCNNY from the coding sequence atgccttgtttggataggaaattagggtggagggaaatgaagggggagagatttggagggatccaatttccttCCTCCAAGCTTAATCAAAATTTCTctacaataggcaagatttggagggaaattgtatccaaacacccacaccccttcccttctctccctttcccttccctccttccccctcccctccctttccctccatttttgctatccaaacacaccctaaaggtAACAAAATTTGAAATCCCGTTACATGCCAGAATTGTTGGTTCTTTTAATGGGTTACTCTTGCTTCATGATTTGACAAACCCGGAAATATTTCATGTGGTGAATCCTGTGGTGAAAAAGAAATTTAGTCTGCCTCCATTGACGGGGTTAGGCAATATTTTCTCAAAGGCTGGTTATGGACTTGATTCTTCGGGTCTTTGTAAAGTTGTTCATACTTCTGCTAGAGCCTGCAGCAATCAAGTACAGATAAAGATGAGGGTATTTACTGTAGGCGTTGATATGTCTTGGCGATTTATTGATCTTCAAGGTATATCCCTTAATACAAAGGAGAAGCAGTATGCATTGAAGTGTAGTCCGTGCTTTATTGCCGGATTTTTTTATTGGTATACTATGCCCTATTATAATGGTGTCGCTTTGGATATCGACACTGAAACTATTTATCAGTTTTCTTTTCCAGTCGACTTGACTAGGCGTGATGGTACTTCTATCCGGTTTCTAAGTACAGAGACATGTCTAGGCTTAGTAAGGACTAAAACAGATATATGGAGGTTTTGGAAATTGACAAACGTGAAAACCAGCGAGTGGACTGAATTGGCTGGAATCAATATTCGACCGGTGCTTAGTAGGGTTGATAAAATGTTTTATCCTAGAGAAATGTTCTTTGTATGGCCTGTTAGGTTGATTAATGGAGATTTCTGGTTTTACCGGTGTGTCGATGAGGAGTATGTCGTCGTTCGCTACAATCTTGTTAGCGACAACTTTTCATTTTTCCCGATGACGCAGGTATACAGCGACACTCTCATTTATCCTCATGTACACACATTGCTTTCACCAAAGAATTGCAAACCTGGGATCGTTTTTAGTTCGAAAGATGACTGCAATAATTATTAG
- the LOC141641940 gene encoding uncharacterized protein LOC141641940, which produces MAEAIEKIRQNTPYLPDEVIFKILIFVPVKELHEAMRYVCKQWYDIVSDPFFARARFRVSTPGFLLQESNNLHQLNYIEAYNSPTPKTLELQIPYPTKILCCLNGLVLLSYSPYIGEIEIFQVINPLTKAKISLPYSFVGLGPYSSSTAGLAVDSTGHYVVVHVCGENFHVRVFTIGVDKFWRLLDFQGVPVKRASDGSMKFDRPHCFGRFIYWFNNYPYINSIGLALDVDTETIYLFSVPKGKVKYSSLLTVVPMETSIGLVDESSILWRAWKLTDVKSNKWTQLARINVQPVISWVDKMFYRRNFKPTILPVSLSKGEIWFYCRVDELNIVVRYNLTNKSLEFFVLSSVSYIHPHVNTLVSPMNC; this is translated from the coding sequence ATGGCGGAGGCAATTGAAAAAATACGTCAAAACACTCCCTATCTTCCGGATGAGGTAATTTTTAAAATCCTAATATTTGTTCCTGTTAAAGAACTTCATGAAGCTATGAGATATGTATGCAAGCAGTGGTACGATATAGTTAGCGACCCTTTTTTCGCTAGAGCGCGCTTTCGAGTATCTACTCCTGGTTTCCTCCTCCAAGAGTCCAATAACCTACATCAACTTAATTACATTGAGGCCTACAACTCGCCTACTCCGAAGACACTCGAACTTCAAATTCCGTATCCTACCAAAATTTTGTGTTGTTTGAATGGGTTAGTCTTGCTTTCGTATTCGCCATACATAGGAGAAATAGAAATATTTCAAGTGATTAATCCTTTGACTAAAGCAAAAATCAGTCTACCTTATAGTTTTGTAGGTTTGGGTCCATATTCCTCAAGTACCGCCGGTTTAGCGGTTGATTCCACTGGTCATTATGTAGTAGTGCATGTTTGTGGTGAGAATTTCCACGTACGGGTATTTACAATAGGCGTTGATAAATTTTGGAGATTACTCGATTTTCAAGGTGTACCGGTGAAACGAGCATCCGATGGTTCAATGAAATTTGATCGACCGCACTGTTTTGGACGATTTATTTACTGGTTTAATAATTACCCTTATATCAATTCTATTGGTTTAGCATTGGATGTCGATACAGAAACAATTTATCTATTCTCCGTACCAAAGGGTAAAGTTAAATATTCAAGTTTACTCACAGTTGTGCCTATGGAAACAAGTATAGGCCTTGTAGATGAAAGCAGTATTTTATGGAGGGCCTGGAAATTGACAGACGTAAAATCTAATAAGTGGACTCAATTGGCACGAATAAATGTTCAACCAGTGATTAGCTGGGTTGATAAAATGTTCTATCGTCGGAATTTTAAACCCACTATACTTCCGGTGAGCTTATCTAAAGGAGAAATATGGTTTTATTGTCGGGTCGATGAGCTGAATATTGTGGTTCGTTATAACTTGACCAACAAAAGCCTCGAGTTTTTCGTGTTGAGTAGTGTCAGTTACATTCATCCTCATGTAAATACATTGGTTTCACCTATGAATTGCTAG